A portion of the Glycine max cultivar Williams 82 chromosome 10, Glycine_max_v4.0, whole genome shotgun sequence genome contains these proteins:
- the LOC102667605 gene encoding uncharacterized protein, with protein sequence MALFEEKLEKDRDKWIMLFDGASNILGHGVGVELVSPDNQCIPFTARLGFDCTINMVEYEACALGVQAAVDFNVKLLKVYRDSALVIHQLRGEWETRDHKLIPYQTYIKELAEFFDEISFHHIPREENQMVNALATLASMFQLTPHGDLPCIEFRCCGRPAYCCLVEEEWDGKPWYFDIKRYVESKEYPPEASDNDKRMLRRLAAGFF encoded by the coding sequence atggccttattTGAAGAGAAGCTAGAAAAGGACAGGGACAAGTGGATCATGTTGTTCGATGGAGCATCCAACATTCTGGGCCATGGTGTTGGGGTGGaattggtctctccagacaatcaatgcATACCATTCACAGCCAGACTTGGTTTCGACTGCACCATTAACATGGTTGAATacgaagcatgtgccctgggtGTCCAGGCAGCAGTTGACTTCAACGTCAAACTGCTCAAGGTGTACAGAGACTCGGCACTGGTGATACACCAGCTAAGAGGAGagtgggaaactagggatcacaAGCTAATACCCTACCAGACCtacatcaaggagttggctgagttctttgatgagatctctttCCATCACATTCCCCGAGAGGAAAACCAAATGGTCAATGCACTCGCCACtttagcgtccatgttccagctgacACCGCACGGAGACCTACCATGCATTGAGTTCAGGTGTTGTGGCAGGCCCGCATATTGTTGTTTGGTAGAGGAGGAGTGGGACGGTAAACCTTGGTATTTTGACatcaagcgatacgttgaaagcaaagagtacccaccggaaGCTTCCGACAACGACAAGAGGATGTTaaggaggttggcagccggtttcttttAA
- the LOC100804668 gene encoding uncharacterized protein: MVAAIGQYEPHLPIPSYHDIKVPLLKKEVEYTENLIKGHREQWVKYGCTIMSDAWTDRKQKYNINFFINSQVGTMFLKSVDGSDFVKTGENIFELLDATVEEVGEENVVQVVTDNGSNYVLAGKLLEEKRKHIYWTPCAAHCIDLMLEDIGKLPLIRKTIRRAINLVGFIYAYSSTLSLLRNFTNKKELVRHAITRFATSYLTLERLHKEKANIRKMFTSDEWTLNKLSKELKGKEAAKVVLMPFFWNSVVYTLKVMAPLVKVLHLVDGERKLAMGYIYAAMDKAKETIIKSFNNNESKYKDVFAIIDKRWNCQLHRPLHAAAHFLNLEFFYDNTDLEFDFEVTNGLFECIKKFDLEITNLGQTRMLT, from the coding sequence ATGGTTGCAGCCATTGGTCAATATGAGCCACATTTGCCCATTCCTAGCTATCATGACATCAAAGTTCCACTCCTGAAGAAGGAAGTTGAATATactgaaaatttgataaaaggCCACAGGGAGCAATGGGTCAAGTATGGTTGTACTATTATGTCCGATGCATGGACTGATCGGAAACAAAAatacaacattaatttttttattaactctcAAGTTGGTACCATGTTTTTGAAGTCTGTTGATGGCTCTGATTTTGTAAAGACgggtgaaaatatttttgagttGCTTGATGCCACTGTGGAGGAAGTTGGAGAAGAGAATGTTGTTCAAGTAGTAACCGATAATGGGAGCAACTATGTTTTAGCGGGTAAGTTGTTGGAGGAGAAAAGGAAACATATTTATTGGACTCCTTGTGCAGCTCATTGTATTGATTTGATGCTTGAAGATATTGGGAAGCTTCCCTTGATAAGGAAGACAATTAGAAGGGCAATTAATCTAGTTGGGTTTATCTATGCCTATTCTAGTACCTTAAGTTTGTTGAGAAATTTTACAAACAAGAAGGAATTGGTGAGACATGCTATTACTAGATTTGCCACTTCTTATCTAACCTTAGAAAGACTCCACAAAGAGAAAGCCAATATTAGAAAGATGTTTACTTCTGATgaatggaccttgaacaagctatCTAAGGAGCTTAAGGGAAAAGAAGCTGCAAAGGTAGTGCTCATGCCTTTTTTTTGGAATAGTGTGGTTTACACTCTTAAAGTCATGGCTCCACTTGTGAAAGTGCTTCATCTTGTGGATGGTGAAAGGAAACTAGCCATGGGCTATATTTATGCAGCAATGGACAAggcaaaagaaacaattatcaAGTCTTTCAACAACAATGAAAGCAAGTACAAAGATGTGTTTGCAATCATTGATAAAAGATGGAATTGTCAGCTTCATAGACCATTGCATGCAGCTGCCCACTTCTTAAATCTAGAGTTCTTTTATGACAACACTGacttggagtttgattttgaggtCACCAATGGTTTGTTTGAGTGCATTAAGAAGTTTGATTTAGAGATCACCAACTTGGGACAGACTAGAATGCTGACCTAG